In Peromyscus leucopus breed LL Stock chromosome 16_21, UCI_PerLeu_2.1, whole genome shotgun sequence, a single genomic region encodes these proteins:
- the LOC114682672 gene encoding patr class I histocompatibility antigen, CH28 alpha chain-like has product MKTLLPKALLLLLLANLALTKYPEGSHSLHFLHTLLTSPDLLEPQFIYGVYLDDIHVLRYNSREEPPRMEHCAPWVDQQEPEYWEVMTQDMLRVIDIYDNILKEMLNIYNQSEVGNHTLQILMACHMLPGGNFSHGQYELLFNGHDYIALNEDLRTWTAVGKAAEMLKQNWEESGMAQSSKTFIEGECMQSILEKLDYGKEILPRTDTPKIHVTCKVRADGKITLRCWALDFYPAEITLTWQRDGSNQTLDMDVIDTRPAGDGTFQKWAAVVVPSGEEQRYTCHVDHEGLPEPITLRWEPPQPSVPIMPIVTGLVLGALLMGAVVTFLIWKRRTKGKEREGSESSLHGNIKPS; this is encoded by the exons ATGAAGACCTTACTTCCCAAGGCTCTTCTCCTGTTGCTCCTGGCCAACCTGGCTCTGACCAAGTATCCAGAGG GTTCACACTCCCTGCACTTTTTGCACACTCTCCTCACCTCGCCTGACTTGCTGGAGCCCCAATTCATCTATGGTGTCTATTTGGATGACATTCATGTTTTGAGATACAACAGCAGAGAAGAGCCTCCAAGGATGGAGCACTGTGCACCATGGGTGGATCAGCAGGAGCCAGAGTACTGGGAGGTGATGACCCAGGACATGCTGAGAGTAATAGACATCTACGACAACATACTGAAGGAAATGCTTAACATCTATAATCAAAGTGAAGTTG GAAATCACACACTGCAGATCCTGATGGCCTGCCATATGTTGCCTGGAGGGAACTTCAGTCATGGACAATATGAATTACTCTTCAATGGCCATGATTACATTGCATTGAATGAGGACCTGAGAACTTGGACTGCAGTTGGCAAGGCAGCAGAAATGCTGAAGCAAAATTGGGAGGAGTCAGGTATGGCACAATCTTCGAAGACTTTCATAGAGGGTGAATGTATGCAGTCGATCCTCGAAAAGTTGGACTACGGGAAGGAGATTTTGCCGAGAACGG ATACCCCTAAAATTCATGTGACCTGTAAGGTCAGAGCTGATGGGAAAATCACTCTAAGGTGTTGGGCTCTGGACTTCTACCCTGCTGAAATCACCCTGACCTGGCAGAGAGATGGGAGCAACCAAACTCTGGACATGGATGTGATAGACACCAGGCCTGCAGGAgatggaaccttccagaagtgggcagctgtggtggtgccTTCTGGGGAGGAGCAGAGATACACATGTCATGTGGATCATGAGGGCCTGCCTGAGCCCATCACCCTAAGATGGG agcctcctcagccctctgtccCCATCATGCCAATTGTTACTGGCCTGGTTCTTGGAGCTCTGCTTATGGGAGCCGTGGTAACATTTTTAATATGGAAGAGGAGGACTAAAGGTAAGGAAAGGGAAGGGTCTGAGTCAAGTCTCCATGGGAATATCAAGCCCAGCTGA